In Spinacia oleracea cultivar Varoflay chromosome 5, BTI_SOV_V1, whole genome shotgun sequence, a single window of DNA contains:
- the LOC110789441 gene encoding transcription factor MYB98-like: MDFDANYREKFPSHLPLFFPENNYSKPPRNDQFSLEEANLSLKGNTNFLQDLHPLENFDLNLDLDGSSSASNALFPIQPNSLEPYDLNYNSTFGCFPNFELYETKPFANHAPNNNNNVALGSNLIDNYNQSGGGLGILGHSQFINPINNMISSPSPQSYNPFCYYDLGLTRSSYRLSDEDSSTTPQNDATVVVPSRLSAATTVRKGGKDHRKKKSTVVKGQWTMEEDRLLIQLVGRYGVRKWSQIAQLLNGRVGKQCRERWHNHLKPDIKKDVWSEEEDRVLIESHIEIGNKWAEIAKKLPGRTENSIKNHWNATKRRQFSRRKCKSKYPRQSSLLQEYIKSLTLETINAGCRKKPISFNNNQLLLPNNDDQTGSSNSSSSDPLIAPEYDFSEVPDFNFDAQMFEESSIDSLLDYAPPNNDHGGGGGGGGGGDGGGRGFFEIVDDSQIGLGPRMMVQHEVKKEFDLVEMINHVNL; this comes from the exons ATGGATTTTGATGCAAATTATAGGGAAAAGTTCCCTTCTCATCTCCCATTATTCTTCCCTGAAAATAATTACTCGAAACCGCCTCGAAATGATCAATTCTCCCTAGAGGAAGCTAATTTGTCATTAAAAGGGAACACTAATTTCCTCCAAGATCTTCACCCTCTTGAGAATTTCGATCTCAACCTCGATCTTGATGGTTCATCCTCGGCATCTAATGCCTTGTTTCCCATCCAACCAAATAGTTTGGAACCCTATGATCTTAATTATAACTCCACATTTGGGTGTTTCCCTAATTTTGAGTTATATGAGACTAAACCCTTTGCTAATCATGcacctaataataataataatgttgcatTGGGTTCTAATCTCATAGATAACTACAATCAAAGTGGTGGAGGACTTGGGATTTTAGGGCATTCCCAATTTATTAACCCTATCAATAACATGATAAGTAGCCCTAGTCCTCAAAGTTATAACCCCTTTTGCTACTATGATTTAGGTCTTACAAGATCATCATATAGGCTTTCGGATGAAGACTCGTCCACGACTCCGCAAAATGACGCCACCGTGGTTGTTCCGAGCCGTCTCTCGGCGGCAACCACCGTGAGAAAGGGTGGAAAAGATCACCGCAAGAAGAAGTCCACCGTGGTCAAGGGCCAATGGACTATGGAAGAAGATAG ACTGTTGATTCAGTTGGTGGGGCGTTATGGCGTAAGGAAATGGTCTCAGATTGCTCAATTGCTAAATGGAAGAGTTGGGAAACAATGCCGAGAGAGATGGCACAACCATTTAAAACCAGATATTAAG AAAGATGTGTGGAGTGAAGAGGAGGACAGGGTTCTGATCGAATCACATATAGAGATAGGAAACAAATGGGCTGAAATTGCAAAGAAATTACCAGGAAGAacagaaaactcaatcaaaaacCATTGGAATGCAACCAAAAGAAGGCAATTTTCCAGGAGAAAATGCAAATCCAAATACCCAAGACAGAGTTCTTTACTTCAAGAATACATCAAAAGTTTGACTCTTGAAACCATCAATGCTGGTTGTAGGAAAAAACCAATCTctttcaacaacaatcaattATTGTTACCCAATAATGATGATCAAACCGGGTCCTCGAATTCGAGTTCGAGTGATCCATTAATTGCACCAGAGTATGACTTCAGTGAagttcctgatttcaacttTGATGCTCAGATGTTTGAAGAGAGTAGCATTGACTCCCTTCTTGATTATGCACCGCCTAATAATGATCacggcggcggtggtggtggcggcggtgGAGGTGATGGCGGCGGCAGAGGGTTTTTTGAGATTGTGGATGATTCACAGATTGGTTTGGGTCCAAGAATGATGGTGCAACATGAGGTGAAAAAGGAGTTTGATTTGGTTGAGATGATTAACCATGTTAATCTCTAA